The stretch of DNA ctcatctgattcgtgttcgttactatgataatttggtatgtgggtggaccggtgcttgggtactgcccttacatggacaagcatcccacttatgattaacccctcttgcaagcatctgcaactacaaaaaaagtattaaggtaaacctaaccatagcatgaaacatgtggatccaaatcagccccttacgaagcaacgcataaactagggtttaagcttctgtcactctagcaacccattatctacttattacttcccaatgccttcccctaggcccaaataatggtgaagtgtcatgtagtcgacattcacataacaccactagaggaaagacaacatacatctcatcaaaatatcgaacgaataccaaattcacatgactacttatagttatagcaagacttctcccatgtcctcaggaacaaaagtaactactcacaaatcatattcatgttcataatcagaggggtattgatatgcataaaggatctgaacatatgatctttcaccGAATAAACcgactagcatcaactacaaggagtaatcaacactactagcaacccacaggtaccaatctgaggttttgagacaaagatcggatacaagagatgaactagggtttgagaggagatggtgctggtgaagatgttgatggagattgaacccctcccggtgagaggattaatggtgatgacgatggtgacgatttccccctcccggagggatgtttccctcgcaggacagctccgtcggagccctagatcggttccgcctcgagacggcagcgcttcatcccgaaagcttcctctttattttttctagggcgaaagacttcatatagcaaaagatgggcaccggaggcctgccagggggcccacgaggcagggggcgtgcccccccaccctcgtggacggtgggtggcctccctctggtgctttcttcgcccaatatttttatatattccaaaactgacttcctggagtttcaggacttttggagttgtgcagaataggtctataatatttgctccttttccagcccagaattctagttgccagcattctccctcttcatgtaaaccatgtaaaataagagagaaaaggcataagtattgtgacataatgtgtaataacagtccataatgcaataaatatcgatataaaaatATGATGCAAAATGGAAATATCAAGAGTCATATATtggtagcactattttgaccttcatatgcaatggtcttagattttattaaccattctctaacccgtttaccttgtcgatctcatagcacacgatctgtatagctaactcgactgcgatcttTGACATTATTTCACACGGTTGGTTTCTTCAATCATGTGCCCTATAGAGCGCAGAATTAATaatcgcactcgagtgtccatcatcgcccttctgtgtaactttgacaTCATCACCCACGGGTAAACTTATGACCAAAGTCTTTCCACACACTTcatttttacaaagctttttgccaataaacgcccacgATTTGTTCCTCTTCTAGCCGATGCGTGGCCAAACTAGTTGGGAGGGAAGCTTGCGCGATAAACTGTGCAGTAAACTGCGCGGTAGCgcgggaacaggctcaccgatgatacatttggcgcctcttcAAGCCCATGCGTGGTCAAACAGAACACGTGcggtgcggtgttgtcaagcgtgcactAGAATCTTCTGCTATGAACGTCGTGACAAGACATGACGATTACAGGTcggccggcccccatttattacagtggccatttaacccttgtgtctcttcaacctttcgttcgcgccccaccattgcaagaagcacacccaccatgacaaattcttagagggtatcttGCGCAGCTCCAATGGCGCTCCAAGCGGTTGCCCATAACGAGTAGTGATGTCttcttgaactacgtcggtatttgcccaaagaggaagggatgatgcaacacaactacagtaggtatttccctccatgatgagaccaaggttatcgaaccagtaggagaaccaagcaacactacgtaaacaacacctgcacacaaataacaaatactcgcaacccgacgtgttaaaggggttgtcaatccctttcgggtaacggcgtcAGAAATTGACAAACGGACGCGAGTAAGTTGTAATAATAGATAGATaaaacgccaaataaaataaagtgcagcaaggtatttttgtatttttggtttagtagatataaaaataaaagtaaataaaagtagatcacaaaggcaaatatattaaagaagagacccacgggccgtagatttcactagtggcttctcttgagaaaaatagcaaacggtgggtaaacaaattactgttgagcaattgacagaacttcAAATAATCGTGACTATATCCAGGGAATGATCATTACGTAGGCAACACGTGCAAGATTAGTAgaacgactcctgcctgcatctactactattacttcacacatcgaccgttaaccagcatgcatctagtgtattaagttcatggagaaatggagtaatgcaataagaacgatgacatgatgtagacaagagctatttatgtagaaatagaccccatcttgttatccttaatggcaatgatacatacgtgtcggttccccttctgtcactgggatcaagcaccgtaagatcgaacccatcacaaagcacctcttcccattgcaagataagtagatcaagttggctaaacaaaacccaaatatcggagaagaaatatgaggctataagcaatcatgcatataagagatcaaagaagactcaaataactttcatggataaaaagatagatctgatcataaactcaaagttcatccgatcacaacaaacacaccgcaaaaatagttacatcatatggctctccaagagaccattgtattgagaatcaaacgagagagaggaagccatctagatactaactacggacccgtaggtctaaaaAGAACTACTCaagcatcatcggagaggcaccaatggacatgatgcaccccctccgagatggtgtctagattggatctggtggcactacaagaaatatgtcaactagtgacctccTCTTAGTGACCCTAGCTGAATTGGTCGTAAATCCACGGCCATTTCGCTTGGAAGGGCTCAAACCCTGAAATTGCTTACACCAAATGGTCACAAAGCAGACAAGAGGCACCAATGACCTTATTTCTACCTGATTACGACCAATATAAATGGTCATGAGGTTGTGAACGTGGATGCATTGGTACTTATttctatgactaggcgccacctcatcagttttgcctatgtgtcatgtccatgtgtcaatttttgccctaCGTTGTGAAGCAatctatatttctgtcattcccaaaattcccaaaaaaaatTGGCATTCTTTACTATCCAAATCACTGCCTCATGACAATATTCAACTCCATTTGCCTGgtaaatcttcctcggcaaattttcAAAGTTTTTGTTCAACTCGAActgttgtgaaggaagtactagctaggcatATGCTAATGAGCTGAATTTTTGCCACATCTTCTATATTCCCAAATCATTGCTCTCCACAAAATTTGAGCCCCATCTAATAATACATGTGAGTGtggcttcaacattcatatttctgTCCAGTGTGGTACATTGCAAAGCAAGTGACACCTAGGATCCTCCATTTGAGCTTCAAATTTTCCAATATAGTGttcttagtagatgatcatcctcggccaaaactcaggcccattggccatgtgcatttcctgTACCACTAATCACACACTTGGggtgctaattcatgtttgagcattgttcggtctcctcgtgagattctTCGGTTGTTATTTTCTTCCAAGCATCTACCTGGGGAGTGCCAAACctactagacatgcctaggcttcCCAGAACGCATGGCAACACCACAGTCACGTAGTGACCACACGGCGGGCATGCGAGTCTACGCgctttggagttggggccctgggccaccgtccaaacctcaacgtatcaccaccaaaccatgtatttatgcttaaatatatacttatgtacctagaaatgatttttggaaaaaataaatagcaaactatgaggcagctacagttcaaatttgacccgcttcctactaaatcggcgggaatttgtctttttcaccagagatggatcaaagcttttgacacccaaccattttttcaattgtgcattaaacatggcctagtattttagaaaaatgatttggtccaattttgcaacaaatatatggtagttccttcacacaaaaaactcatttcgggcactcgaaaaatagaaaatgatttttccatgcaaagaaaatgaaaaatgccttaggcaacattgttcggaattccaagatgcacccttgtgcacaatatgagatcatttgaacaaactatgccatgaatgtggccataagattgatcatttggcttgaaagccatgaatcttcacgcatgatagctcatttctgagaacactttttaaaaataattgccgtgttacaagtttattatttttcctggaaacttggtcacatgtgatgacacaatgcgaaggttttccatttttttaatttttttttgatttttttatgcccgtttcaaaatgcgggcAAAACgacgggcttgaccgttcctagctagttgtTGAATCTTGGAAACCTTTTGTTGTTTATCTGATTAAATAGATagttatgtacctagaaatgatttttggaaaaaataaagagcaaactatgaggcagctacagttcaaatttgacccgcttcctgctgaatcggcgggaatttgtctttttcactagagatggatcaaagcttttgacacccaaccattttgtcaattgtgcattaaacatggcctagtattttataaaaatgatttggtccaattttgcaacaaatatatggtagttccttcacaaaaaactcatttcgggcactcgaaaaatagaaaatgaattttccgtgcaaagaaaatgaaaactcccttaggaaacattgtttggaattacaagatgcactcttgtgcacaatatgagatcatttgaacaaactatgccatgaatgtggccataagattgatcatttggcttgaaatccatgaatcttcacgcatgatagctcatttctgagaacacttttttaaataattgccgtatttcaaaattattatttttcctggaaacttggtcacatatgatgacacaatgcgaaggttttccaaatttttaatttttttaattttttatgcccgtttcaaaatgcgggcaaaacggcgggcttgaccgttcctagctagttgtTGAATCTTGGAAACCTTTTGATGTTTCTATGATAAAATAGATagttatgtacctagaaatgattttttgaaaaaataaagagcaaactatgaggcggctacagttcaaatttgacccgcttcctactgaatcgatggaaatttgtctttttcaccagaggtgaatcaaggcttttgacacccaaccatttggtcaattgtgaattaactatggcctagtattttagaaaaatgattcggtccaattttgcaacaaatatatggtagttccttcacacaaaaaaactcatttcagccactcgaaaaataattaaaaatagATAGAAAGATCAGAAATGCATACGAATTGGtgataccccccccccccccccccccacaccaCAGCCCAAACCCTAGATCAGATCCCCCCATCGCACCCCTCTCCCTGCTCCCaatctccccgccgccgccgcctcctccccgtACCCGCGCCCCTCCCGATCTCGCCGTCCTCTCCCACCCACCGCCGACCTCGCCATCCTCCTCACCCACCGCCGCCGACCGCGTCCCTCCCTCCCCGCATCTCCGGGCCTTGCAGCGCGCCGCCCCGATGCCAAGTCCCTCCTCGCCGTTCCTGCGCCGCCGCTGCTCCAATCCAACCCCGATTCGATTCCGGCCGCCGCCACCCTCTCCTCTACTCTCCTCTACGGACCACTACGAGCGGCGATGCGCGGAGGGCGCTCGGGGGGAGGCAGTGGGGGGCTGCGGAACCCCTGCCTGACGATGCACCAGTCATGGGCATCGCTGCTGGTGCACGGCACCAAGCGCGTGGAGGGCCGCTCCTGGCCGTCGCCGGTCATCGGCTGCCCTGGATCCACGCCGCCTCCAAGGTGCCCGACCCCGACACCGTCGCCGCCATGGAGGACTTCTACCAGGAGATCTACGCCATCGACGGGGTCCACCACATCGACTTCCCACAGCACTACCCCGTCTCCTGCCTCCTCGGTCCGTATCCATCGTCTTCCTTGCTAGttaccgccgccgccgctgttcCTCTCAGCTTGCTGATGCCATTGCCGATTATTGCTTAGGATGCTTCGAGGTGGTCGGCTGCGTCCGGTCTGCTGGGAGGATGTGCCTCAATCAGTAAGACAACCTCATTCCTCTCCTATCCATGGCCTAGATTTCTACAGCTTGTCATGTCATGCCACTCAAAACATTGGTTAGGGCCTGTTCGGAATAGAGCCTTGTAAAACAGAGGAAAGCAAAAAAGTAGAGGAACGTGATTAGCAGCTAGTGGCAAAACAGAGGAATAAAAACAATGGAAAGAAATGAAGGTCGCATGTTTGGTTATGCATGGAAACTTTTCCAGCGAGAGATATCTTACTAGAATATTTTATATGGCTTTGCGAGAATCCACATGTTAAACCCCCCAAGACCACCGATTGTATCTGTCAGTCGCAATTAGTATGCTGTCATTGGTTAGTTTCACATCCCACCTTGTCAAAACGCCGCTGATCATTGCATCCACCATATGCGCCTGAGACTTTGATGCCTGCTGTTTTTCTTCTTAAGTTGTCATTTAGTTCCTGATTGGTGATTTTAATCAGTAAATTGTTGGTCATACGAGTCAAGCTTGTGCTCAATGAAATGTTATATTTTGCTAAGCTTGTTATTTTCATACTAAATGAATGGTATTTTAGTAGGAGCAATATTATCTTATTGTGGATGACACCACCATCCTATCTACAACACTTGCTCTGGCAATTAGCAGAGAATGAATTAATTTGACAACTTCCAGCGGATGTTTATTATACTATTGAGTTGAATTCATGTACTGCTAGCTACAAGATTCTATAGTCTAGATACATGATGCAAAGTATGTTGTATTTACACACTTACATCCAACTGCAGTAGCGGCATGGGCGAGTTGAGGTGGGGGACAGAGAGGTTGTGTCGTGCGGGTTCTGATCAAGCTTTAGCAGCACACTTTCTAGTGTTGATCTGAGCAAAGGATGATGCAAGGCTGCTCCTCCTTGTACTGCATGCCTTCATTGACTTGATTCTTTGACAGGGAGATATTTAAAGCCTTCACTTGTTCATTGTGTCATCTGCTGATTACTTTTTCTATTATTTTCTTGCAAAGCATGTAATGGTTTGGAGTAGTTGATCATGGCCTGATGGAACATTCATGTTGTTAGAATGtacatatatacacacacacacacacacacacacactattACAGCAGCTTGTTGATCAAGCGCTTCTTTCTATCTAAATGTGTGCACAGAAGTTCAGTTACCTTCTAAAAAATTATTGGTGCACTATCTATCTATATATACACACTATTACAGCAGCTTGTTGATCAAGCGCTTCTTTCTATCTATATATATACACTATCTAAATTGTTTGCAACGGCATTATGCACATGAGGCAGGACTATACAAGTGAATTGTCACAGTAAGGTCCTTCCATGGATTTCATGTGGCTCCTTGAGTTGTAAGATGCAGCTCCAACATTGAATATATTTTGAATGTTTCCAAAGATACTCTCTGTTACGTTTACTTCAATATATACATGCATGTTACTGATAGAAGCTGGCTGCAGGAATCCGTATACATATATACTCTCTTGTATAGTACATTGCTAGATCACTCACTAGGCATTATGTAATACTACTAGGAGATATGGGTGAGGGACTAAAAGGATGATACGCTTCCATGAATTTATTTGTAAGAAGTTTTTCTTGGCTATGTACAAATCAGCCCAAATGAATTTATGTTCTTTTTTACTTCCAGAGTTATAGTGCACTCATAGTGTCATCACATTGCGTGTTCTTGCTGCATATACCTCTCTATTTGCTTAGGCAGACAACTACTTATGTAATATGCAAACAACAGCAACAGAGCTAGTGATGCTAATTCTACCTCTTGTTACAGAATCAGAATTCCTCTTGTTGCACAGGACAACTCCGTTTCCTCTTGTTATAGAATCAGAATTCCTCTGCTTCTTATGCTACTCTGCTAGAACTCTGCTTTTCTACTTGTCATATTGAATATACATGTTCTAAACATTATACAGTACTTTCGTTGTTAACTCCAAACAACTTGGGATCTTCTCTTCTGCATGCAGAAACTAGCTTACCAGTACACCGCCAAGGGGGCATGCCTTGCCCTGGTAGCGAAGAGGAGTGGAGCCTGTGGCAGGCCGCCAACCACGCCTTCGAGCTCGGCGCGCCGAACGTGATCATTCTCCCCGGGGACGTCGCATACCCCGACGACTACAACAGATTTGTTCAGGCCACAATCGACCACTACGGCCAATGTAAGTCAGCCCCTCTCCGTTACAACTAACCTGGTTTAACATATTTCTTCCACAAGCAGTCATTCATTTGGGTGTAAGATAGTTGACATTTACACTTGCATATGTTTGTCAGAATATTAATACTTTGCATGCTATGAGTAAAATGCTCTATTTTCTTTCATCACCTTCTTGTATGAATGATTATCTCATTTTAACTTGCTGGAGAATGAAAGCATTGTACTAGCTGAATTTGTCTTATCATTCTAAAGAAATTGTTTGTTTTTTGATTGGTTTGTTCATAATATATTGGCCCCAAAAGTTTTGATTCTTCTCTTCTGGTTCATGTAACAGGGCGACCGCGGAAGGCATGATGATAGTTCATATTGTCATTCTGTTAGTCCAGTGTAATGAAGGTCATGGCCTAGTCAAGTATGGTTGCCCATTGAGTCGTGCATATGTTTCATATGATTGGAGCAGGGGCCCAGTTTGTGCCAATTGTCACTGCATATGTTTAACAGTGATTCTACTTGTATAAGTGTTATTACACTAGTAGAATTTGTACCTGTGCGATGTCTGGAGCAGGATCCCAATATTTGTAGAGATTGTAACATTGATTGTCACTGTATACAGATTGATTCTGGTTGCTGTTACTTGAAGTATTCCTTATGTTTTATGTTTGTTGATTTAAATGTTGATTATTTATTTActatcaaatcaaaatcagaagaAAAATGCATTGAAAAAAAGGGGCCCACTTACTAGAATTTGACCAATGGGACCCATCTAACTAGaggatttttttgaaaaaagaaaaataaaactgTCTAGCCGAAAAGGCCATGGCCCAAAAATGAGAAGGCTTAATTTTTGGGCTTGGCCCATCTACCTGACCAAAATTAATATGAGAAAAAACAAATAGGTTGAAttgttgggctcggcccatgtaaaacacCGAATCGGACTGGGCtgattcttgtgccacatcagcttgccacgctggatgcctacgtggtctggggaggttgctagtgaccaaaaatTTGGTCATGGAACCAACGACCTTTTACATATCACAAAGAAGGTCACTAATTTCAGTTTaagaccgccagcttttgaccttctgtttttggtcacaaaaaggtcgcaaatgaaaaactatgacctttcagcggccaatagtgagggtcacaagttgacatatttcttgtagtgtggttctggactctgcggcggctggaattgattttcgtcaactcccctggggtttctagaatattggggtatttatagagaaaagagtCAGTTTGGGAGGCACCCaaggttgtgctcccctcggagcaccccccaggcgcTTCTCCGACCCACTgaatgtcttctggtccaaatatccacaaaaagtttcgctgcgtttggactccgtttggtattgatttcctgcgatgtaaaaaacatgcagaaaaaagcaactagcacttggcactatgtcaataggttagtaccaaaaatgatataaaattactataaaatggttataaaacatccaagaatgataatataacatcatggaacaataaaaaattatagatacgttggagacgtatcagcatgcccaagcttaattcctgctcgtcctcgagtaggtaaatgataaaaacagaatttttgatgtggaatgctacctaacatgtcatctcatattcttttctttgtagtatggacatttggacttttatattttTCAAatcaatagtctagttttgacatgagacttaaatactcaagcatatcaataagcaaccatgtctttcaaaatatcaatgctaaaataagttatccctagtgcatcatgctcaatcattgatccattcatgaaacacaatCGCATATTAGCtgcacccaatgctcaagtacgatcatagtgccccctagttggtgctttataagagaagatggagactcaaattaaaaataaaaattgcataaagtaaaataaaggcccTTCCCAGAGGGAAGTaggtagaggtgctagagctcaaagtgaaaattgagagataaaaacattttgagaggcatacttttcccaccaacaaaaacgacttagagctcccaacactttccatgctagatatatcataggcggttcccaaatagaaaataaagtttattcctttttcaaccatactttcactttccatggctaaccgtatccacagGTGCCTTCCATAACAACACTTTTTAGGGAATTTATTATTGGAAAACATATAGTAAATTCATGtttcattttgggactgggcatccctaataccttttccttactcttgtgcaatgacaagtgaataaacattcatcgtgagaataacacatctagcatggaaaatattggccacccctcaccgcctcgcgagcggtacgagcacacaaacgagaaatttattttgaaaattagagatggcacatacaaatttgcttagaatgacaaaagaatacctcatataggtagatatagtgaaCTCATGtggaaaaactggtttaaaggattttggatgcacaagtagtgatcatacttagtgcaaaatgaaggctagcaaaagattgagaagcgaccaaccaaaaaacgaataatctcataagcgaacattaagcataattaacaccgaataatgcaccacaagtaggatctaatttcattgcataactattgactttcgtgcttgcatagggaatcacaaaccttaacaccaatattcttactaaagcataattactcatcaacatgactcatatatcacatcatcatatctcaaaactattactaacaatcaagtttattttgtccaatgatcttaataaaagtttttattatatccttcttggatatctaccACTTTGGAACtgattttcatgtgttgcttttgataagctcaaacaaatataagtgaagatcacgagcataatttttttctttctctcaaattaatttaagtgaagcaagagagaatttcttgaaaatgtCACTAACTCTCAATTAAATCTAAGTGGATCAAGAGAGCATTTCTTTAAAAATATTAAAGCACACCATgataaaaaagatataagtgaagcattagagcaaatccatagctcataaaaatttaagtgaagcatagagagcaattctaacaagtcatggcataattttggttCTCTCAAACAAGTGTGTCTAGCAAGGATTCACGACTTAAAACACcaagaaaaacaagcaaagactcaaatcatacaagacgctccaagcaaaacacatagtatgtgacaaataaaaatatagcttttagtaaaataccgatggtcgttataAGAAAGACGGGATGCCAcacggggcatccccaagcttagttgcttgcttctctttggataatagcttgggatgccatggtcatccccaagcttaggctcttcttactccttattccttcatccatcgtaacatcacccaaaacttgaaaacttcaatcacacaaaactcaacaaaaccttcgtgagatccgttagtataagaaagcaaatcactactataagtactattgcaacccattcatattttattcttgcattatatct from Triticum urartu cultivar G1812 chromosome 3, Tu2.1, whole genome shotgun sequence encodes:
- the LOC125543430 gene encoding uncharacterized protein LOC125543430, yielding MRGGRSGGGSGGLRNPCLTMHQSWASLLVHGTKRVEGRSWPSPVIGCPGSTPPPRCPTPTPSPPWRTSTRRSTPSTGSTTSTSHSTTPSPASSDASRWSAASGLLGGCASIKTSLPVHRQGGMPCPGSEEEWSLWQAANHAFELGAPNVIILPGDVAYPDDYNRFVQATIDHYGQWRPRKA